The following are encoded together in the Salmonella enterica subsp. enterica serovar Choleraesuis genome:
- a CDS encoding molybdopterin biosynthesis protein MoeB, translated as MRYSRQLLLEEFPEQAQEKLANSRVLIIGLGGLGSPAALYLAGAGIGTLVIADDDKVHISNLQRQILFTQRDIGEVKSTAASRHLAALNPECRIIPLAERLHGKALSNAVNEASLVLDCSDNMATRQEINAACVRHQTPLITASATGMAGQFMVLTPPWANGCYRCLWPEMTEPTNNCRTAGVLGPVVGMMGTMQALAAIKLLAGIETESGTLTLFDARQQRWRLIHLTRAPGCPVCGDHHASVA; from the coding sequence ATGCGTTATAGCCGGCAGCTGCTATTAGAGGAGTTTCCGGAGCAGGCACAGGAAAAGCTGGCCAACAGCCGGGTGCTCATTATCGGCCTCGGAGGACTAGGTTCACCGGCGGCGCTTTATCTGGCAGGGGCCGGTATTGGTACGCTGGTTATTGCCGATGACGACAAAGTACATATCAGCAATTTACAGCGCCAAATTCTTTTTACTCAACGAGATATTGGCGAGGTTAAAAGCACGGCGGCCAGTCGTCATCTGGCCGCTCTTAATCCCGAGTGCCGCATAATTCCGTTGGCTGAGCGGCTCCATGGTAAGGCTTTGAGTAACGCCGTCAATGAAGCCTCACTGGTTCTGGATTGCAGCGACAATATGGCAACGCGCCAGGAGATCAATGCCGCCTGTGTTCGGCATCAAACCCCGCTTATCACTGCCAGCGCAACGGGAATGGCCGGACAATTTATGGTACTCACCCCACCCTGGGCCAATGGATGCTACCGCTGTCTGTGGCCGGAGATGACTGAACCCACCAACAACTGCCGCACCGCCGGGGTTCTCGGCCCGGTAGTGGGGATGATGGGGACAATGCAGGCGCTGGCGGCAATTAAGCTACTGGCCGGTATAGAGACCGAATCCGGCACGCTGACTCTTTTCGATGCCCGCCAGCAGCGCTGGCGTCTGATACATCTGACCCGGGCTCCTGGCTGCCCCGTATGTGGAGATCACCATGCAAGTGTGGCTTAA
- a CDS encoding sulfur carrier protein ThiS, which translates to MQVWLNDQPIPCLAGIALSQLLAQLSQPVSGVALAVNDRIVPQNQWANYLLQDNDRILLFQTIAGG; encoded by the coding sequence ATGCAAGTGTGGCTTAACGATCAACCCATCCCCTGCCTGGCTGGAATTGCGCTATCGCAATTACTAGCGCAGTTATCTCAGCCAGTTTCTGGCGTCGCACTGGCGGTAAACGATCGCATCGTTCCTCAAAATCAGTGGGCTAATTATCTCTTGCAGGATAACGACCGCATCCTGCTATTTCAGACTATTGCCGGAGGCTAA
- the thiG gene encoding thiazole synthase, which translates to MLRIADKTFTSHLFTGTGKFASPTLMTDAIRESGSQLVTLAMKRVDLQRPGDDILAPLIAAGVQLLPNTSGAKTAREAVFAAQLAREALGTNWIKLEIHPDPRYLMPDPLETLKAAEQLAADGFVVLPYCGADPLLCKHLEQAGCAAVMPLGAPIGSNQGLQTKAMLEIIIDQARVPVIVDAGIGAPSHASEALEMGADAVLVNTAIAVAANPVQMARAFRLAVEAGVTARSAGLGQMAATGVATSPLTRFLDHQPEASA; encoded by the coding sequence ATGTTACGTATTGCCGATAAAACTTTCACCTCACATTTATTCACCGGCACCGGGAAATTCGCCAGCCCCACGCTGATGACTGACGCTATTCGCGAATCCGGTAGTCAGTTGGTCACTCTGGCGATGAAACGCGTTGATCTACAACGTCCCGGAGACGATATTCTGGCCCCACTTATAGCGGCAGGCGTCCAGCTTTTACCGAATACCTCTGGAGCGAAAACGGCGCGTGAGGCCGTATTTGCCGCTCAGCTGGCGCGGGAAGCGCTGGGTACCAACTGGATAAAGCTTGAGATCCATCCGGATCCCCGCTACCTGATGCCGGATCCGCTAGAAACATTAAAAGCCGCTGAACAACTCGCCGCCGACGGCTTTGTCGTGCTGCCTTACTGCGGTGCCGACCCGTTATTGTGCAAACATCTGGAGCAGGCCGGATGCGCTGCGGTTATGCCGCTCGGTGCGCCTATCGGCTCCAATCAGGGGCTGCAAACTAAAGCGATGCTGGAAATTATTATCGACCAGGCGCGGGTGCCGGTAATCGTTGACGCCGGTATTGGCGCGCCAAGCCATGCTAGCGAAGCACTGGAAATGGGCGCCGATGCGGTGCTGGTGAATACCGCCATCGCCGTAGCCGCTAATCCGGTACAAATGGCCAGAGCATTTCGACTGGCGGTAGAAGCCGGTGTCACGGCCCGGTCTGCCGGGCTTGGGCAAATGGCAGCTACCGGTGTAGCCACCAGCCCGCTAACCCGCTTTCTCGACCACCAGCCGGAGGCCTCCGCGTGA
- the thiH gene encoding thiamine biosynthesis protein ThiH, whose protein sequence is MNETFAERLAQLDWEELRMAIHSQTAQDVERALSAPRLKLNHLMALLSPAAADYLEPLAQRAQAMTRARFGNTVSMYVPLYLSNLCANDCTYCGFSMSNRIKRKTLDAEEIARECAAIRELGFNQLLLVTGEHTHKVGMDYFRQHLPEIRKQFSSLQMEVQPLAEEEYAELKTLGLDGVMVYQETYHPATYARHHLKGNKQDFYWRLATPERLGRAGIDKIGLGTLTGLSDSWRCDSYLLAEHLHWLQSAFWKSRFSISFPRLRPCTGGVEPASIMDERQLVQTICAFRLFAPDVELSLSTRESPSFRDRVIPLGITSVSAFSKTQPGGYADNHPELEQFAPHDSRRPEDVAAALRQTGLQPVWKDWDSYLGR, encoded by the coding sequence GTGAACGAGACTTTTGCCGAACGGCTCGCGCAGCTTGATTGGGAAGAGCTACGCATGGCCATCCACAGCCAAACAGCACAGGATGTAGAGCGCGCACTTAGCGCTCCGCGCCTGAAACTTAATCATCTTATGGCGCTTCTTTCCCCGGCGGCGGCAGATTACCTGGAGCCACTGGCACAACGGGCGCAGGCGATGACCCGCGCCCGCTTCGGGAATACGGTCAGCATGTATGTGCCACTTTATCTGTCTAACCTGTGCGCCAACGACTGCACCTACTGCGGTTTCTCTATGAGCAATCGTATTAAGCGTAAGACCCTGGATGCTGAAGAGATTGCTCGCGAATGCGCGGCTATTCGCGAGCTGGGTTTTAATCAGCTGTTATTGGTTACCGGGGAGCATACGCATAAAGTAGGAATGGACTATTTTCGCCAGCATCTGCCTGAAATTCGTAAACAGTTCAGTAGCCTGCAAATGGAAGTTCAGCCGCTGGCTGAAGAAGAATATGCCGAGCTTAAAACTCTTGGACTGGACGGGGTTATGGTTTACCAGGAAACCTATCACCCTGCGACTTATGCTCGTCATCATCTCAAAGGGAATAAGCAGGATTTTTACTGGCGGCTGGCAACGCCAGAACGTCTGGGCAGAGCCGGAATTGATAAAATTGGACTCGGTACATTAACCGGGCTTTCGGATAGCTGGCGCTGTGACAGCTATCTATTAGCTGAGCATCTGCACTGGCTACAGTCGGCCTTCTGGAAGAGCCGGTTCTCGATATCATTTCCTCGCCTGCGGCCTTGCACTGGCGGCGTAGAGCCAGCAAGCATTATGGATGAACGCCAGCTGGTACAAACCATCTGTGCTTTCAGACTGTTTGCCCCTGATGTCGAGCTGTCTTTATCTACCCGGGAGTCGCCGAGCTTTCGCGATCGTGTCATTCCACTCGGTATTACTTCGGTTAGTGCTTTTTCAAAAACTCAGCCAGGTGGTTATGCCGATAATCACCCGGAACTGGAGCAGTTCGCTCCCCACGATAGCCGCAGGCCCGAAGATGTTGCTGCCGCACTGCGGCAAACCGGGTTACAGCCGGTATGGAAGGACTGGGATAGTTATCTGGGACGTTAA
- the fepE gene encoding LPS O-antigen length regulator codes for MIKNTPTVTTTNNPALPDNFSNADSIDIIDLLESLWRNKKKIMLITAIFIVLGIVLAFVLPKKWTSQAVITTPETRQLVKLRSVLVQLDVLNVNVPVDPNAIYLKFLQRFDSKTLLQTYLQSSEYIVQQLGDDAKDPAILHQAVVSAADNFVMQNNEDSKNKDKNAYSSWSLKFTAPSALEAQDVLGGYIRYVSNEVKHDALEDIRAAVDLEVKHEQNKLKLDIANLTRDHENKLKRLQYSLEVANAAGIKKPVYSNGQAVKDDPDYSVVLGSEGIEKKLDIERTLDDVTKMNTDLQNRQFRLKQLQDIKIEDVDFSPFNYQMNPSLPVRSDGLGRGLIVVLMALFGIILSSGYVLISSAFKKHNHQ; via the coding sequence ATGATAAAAAACACTCCCACAGTAACCACCACGAATAATCCGGCGTTACCCGATAATTTTTCCAATGCCGATAGCATCGATATTATCGATTTGCTTGAGTCCTTGTGGCGCAATAAGAAGAAGATAATGCTTATAACAGCCATTTTTATTGTGCTGGGCATTGTACTTGCTTTCGTGCTGCCGAAAAAATGGACTAGCCAGGCTGTCATCACTACTCCGGAAACCAGGCAACTGGTTAAGTTGCGTAGTGTATTGGTACAACTTGATGTATTAAACGTCAATGTTCCGGTTGACCCCAATGCTATCTATCTGAAGTTCTTACAGCGCTTCGACTCGAAAACTTTACTGCAAACCTATTTGCAAAGCTCCGAATACATCGTCCAGCAGCTGGGTGATGATGCTAAAGATCCGGCCATTCTGCATCAGGCGGTAGTGAGTGCTGCTGACAATTTCGTGATGCAGAATAACGAAGACAGCAAAAATAAAGATAAAAATGCTTATAGTTCGTGGAGTCTGAAATTTACAGCTCCTTCAGCGCTTGAAGCACAGGACGTACTTGGTGGTTATATCCGCTATGTTTCTAACGAAGTGAAACACGATGCTCTGGAAGATATCCGTGCGGCTGTAGATCTCGAAGTTAAGCATGAGCAGAATAAACTGAAGCTTGATATTGCCAACCTGACTCGCGATCATGAAAACAAACTGAAGCGTTTACAGTACTCTTTGGAAGTTGCCAACGCAGCTGGAATCAAAAAACCGGTGTATAGCAACGGTCAGGCGGTAAAAGATGACCCGGATTACTCAGTTGTTCTGGGGTCAGAAGGTATTGAGAAAAAACTCGATATTGAACGCACGCTTGATGACGTGACCAAAATGAATACTGATCTGCAAAACCGTCAATTCCGACTGAAGCAATTGCAGGATATTAAAATCGAGGACGTTGATTTTAGTCCGTTTAACTACCAGATGAATCCATCTCTTCCAGTCCGTAGCGATGGCCTGGGGCGAGGCTTAATCGTGGTGCTTATGGCGCTATTCGGTATTATTTTATCCAGCGGTTATGTACTGATCTCTAGTGCGTTTAAAAAACATAACCATCAGTAA
- the rpoC gene encoding DNA-directed RNA polymerase subunit beta' produces the protein MKDLLKFLKAQTKTEEFDAIKIALASPDMIRSWSFGEVKKPETINYRTFKPERDGLFCARIFGPVKDYECLCGKYKRLKHRGVICEKCGVEVTQTKVRRERMGHIELASPTAHIWFLKSLPSRIGLLLDMPLRDIERVLYFESYVVIEGGMTNLERRQILTEEQYLDALEEFGDEFDAKMGAEAIQALLKSMDLEQECETLREELNETNSETKRKKLTKRIKLLEAFVQSGNKPEWMILTVLPVLPPDLRPLVPLDGGRFATSDLNDLYRRVINRNNRLKRLLDLAAPDIIVRNEKRMLQEAVDALLDNGRRGRAITGSNKRPLKSLADMIKGKQGRFRQNLLGKRVDYSGRSVITVGPYLRLHQCGLPKKMALELFKPFIYGKLELRGLATTIKAAKKMVEREEAVVWDILDEVIREHPVLLNRAPTLHRLGIQAFEPVLIEGKAIQLHPLVCAAYNADFDGDQMAVHVPLTLEAQLEARALMMSTNNILSPANGEPIIVPSQDVVLGLYYMTRDCVNAKGEGMVLTGPKEAERIYRAGLASLHARVKVRITEYEKDGQGGFTSKTSLIDTTVGRAILWMIVPKGLPFSIVNQALGKKAISKMLNTCYRVLGLKPTVIFADQTMYTGFAYAARSGASVGIDDMVIPEKKHEIISEAEAEVAEIQEQFQSGLVTAGERYNKVIDIWAAANDRVSKAMMENLQTETVINRNGEEEQQVSFNSIYMMADSGARGSAAQIRQLAGMRGLMAKPDGSIIETPITANFREGLNVLQYFISTHGARKGLADTALKTANSGYLTRRLVDVAQDLVVTEDDCGTHEGITMTPVIEGGDVKEPLRDRVLGRVTAEDVLKPGTADILVPRNTLLHEHWCDLLEANSVDSVKVRSVVSCDTDFGVCAHCYGRDLARGHIINNGEAIGVIAAQSIGEPGTQLTMRTFHIGGAASRAAAESSIQVKNKGSLKLSNAKTVVNSSGKLVITSRNTELKLIDEFGRTKESYKVPYGSVMAKGDGEQVNAGETVANWDPHTMPVITEVAGSIRFTDMIDGQTVTRQTDELTGLSSIVVLDSAERTGGGKDLRPALKIVDANGDDVLIPGTDMPAQYFLPGKAIVQLDDGVKISSGDTLARIPQESGGTKDITGGLPRVADLFEARRPKEPAILAEISGIISFGKETKGKRRLVITPVDGSDPYEEMIPKWRQLNVFEGERVERGDVVSDGPEAPHDILRLRGVHAVTRYIVNEVQDVYRLQGVKINDKHIEVIVRQMLRKATIENAGSSEFLEGEQVEYSRVKIANRELEANGKIPATFSRDLLGITKASLATESFISAASFQETTRVLTEAAVAGKRDELRGLKENVIVGRLIPAGTGYAYHQDRIRRRAAGEAPAAPQVSVEEASANLAELLNAGLGGSDND, from the coding sequence GTGAAAGACTTACTTAAGTTTCTGAAAGCGCAAACTAAGACCGAAGAGTTTGATGCGATCAAGATCGCTCTGGCCTCGCCAGATATGATCCGTTCCTGGTCTTTCGGTGAAGTTAAAAAGCCGGAAACCATTAACTACCGTACCTTCAAGCCAGAGCGTGACGGTCTGTTCTGCGCCCGTATCTTCGGGCCGGTAAAAGACTACGAGTGCCTGTGCGGTAAGTACAAGCGCCTGAAGCACCGCGGTGTTATCTGCGAGAAGTGCGGCGTTGAAGTTACTCAGACCAAAGTGCGTCGTGAGCGTATGGGCCACATCGAGCTGGCCTCTCCGACCGCGCACATCTGGTTCCTGAAATCTCTGCCGTCCCGTATCGGCCTGCTGCTGGATATGCCGCTGCGCGATATCGAACGTGTACTGTACTTCGAATCTTACGTTGTAATCGAAGGTGGGATGACCAACCTCGAACGTCGTCAGATCCTGACCGAAGAGCAGTATCTCGACGCGCTGGAAGAGTTCGGTGATGAATTCGATGCGAAGATGGGTGCGGAAGCTATCCAGGCCCTGCTGAAAAGCATGGATCTGGAGCAAGAGTGTGAAACTCTGCGCGAAGAGCTGAACGAAACCAACTCTGAAACCAAGCGTAAAAAGCTGACCAAGCGCATCAAGCTGCTTGAAGCGTTCGTACAGTCTGGCAACAAGCCAGAGTGGATGATCCTGACCGTTCTGCCGGTTCTGCCGCCAGATCTGCGTCCGCTGGTTCCACTGGATGGTGGTCGTTTCGCAACTTCAGATCTGAACGATCTGTATCGTCGCGTTATCAACCGTAACAACCGTCTGAAACGTCTGCTGGATCTGGCCGCGCCAGATATCATCGTACGTAACGAAAAACGTATGCTGCAGGAAGCGGTAGATGCCCTGCTGGATAACGGCCGTCGCGGTCGTGCCATCACCGGCTCTAACAAACGTCCTCTGAAATCTTTGGCCGATATGATCAAAGGTAAACAGGGTCGTTTCCGTCAGAACCTGCTCGGTAAGCGTGTTGACTACTCCGGTCGTTCTGTAATCACCGTAGGTCCATACCTGCGTCTGCATCAGTGCGGTCTGCCGAAGAAAATGGCACTGGAGCTGTTCAAACCATTCATCTACGGCAAGCTGGAACTGCGTGGCCTCGCCACCACCATCAAAGCCGCTAAGAAAATGGTTGAGCGTGAAGAAGCCGTAGTCTGGGATATCCTGGACGAAGTTATCCGCGAACACCCGGTACTGCTGAACCGTGCGCCAACCCTGCACCGTCTGGGTATTCAGGCGTTTGAACCGGTTCTGATCGAAGGTAAAGCTATCCAGCTGCATCCGCTGGTTTGTGCGGCCTATAACGCCGACTTCGATGGTGACCAGATGGCTGTTCACGTACCGCTGACGCTGGAAGCCCAGCTGGAAGCGCGTGCGCTGATGATGTCTACCAACAACATCCTGTCGCCTGCGAACGGTGAGCCTATCATCGTTCCTTCTCAGGACGTGGTATTGGGTCTGTACTACATGACCCGTGACTGTGTTAACGCCAAAGGCGAAGGCATGGTGCTGACTGGCCCTAAAGAAGCTGAGCGTATTTACCGCGCTGGCCTGGCCTCTCTGCATGCGCGCGTTAAAGTGCGTATCACTGAATACGAAAAAGACGGTCAGGGCGGTTTCACTTCGAAAACCAGCCTTATCGATACTACCGTTGGTCGTGCGATTCTGTGGATGATTGTGCCAAAAGGCCTGCCTTTCTCCATCGTCAACCAGGCGCTGGGTAAGAAAGCTATCTCCAAAATGCTCAACACTTGCTATCGCGTGCTGGGCCTGAAGCCGACCGTTATCTTCGCTGACCAGACCATGTACACCGGTTTTGCCTACGCAGCCCGTTCAGGTGCTTCCGTTGGTATCGACGACATGGTTATCCCAGAGAAGAAACACGAGATTATCTCGGAAGCGGAAGCTGAAGTTGCCGAAATCCAGGAGCAGTTCCAGTCTGGTCTGGTAACCGCCGGCGAACGTTACAACAAAGTCATCGATATTTGGGCCGCGGCCAACGACCGTGTATCCAAAGCGATGATGGAAAACCTGCAGACTGAAACCGTTATCAACCGTAACGGTGAAGAAGAGCAGCAGGTTTCCTTTAACAGCATCTACATGATGGCCGACTCCGGTGCGCGTGGTTCCGCCGCTCAGATTCGTCAGCTTGCTGGTATGCGTGGTCTGATGGCTAAGCCAGATGGCTCCATCATCGAAACGCCAATCACTGCGAACTTCCGTGAAGGTCTGAACGTACTCCAGTACTTCATCTCGACCCACGGTGCTCGTAAAGGTCTGGCGGATACCGCACTGAAAACTGCGAACTCCGGTTACCTGACTCGTCGTCTGGTAGACGTGGCGCAGGATCTGGTTGTTACCGAAGACGACTGTGGTACTCACGAAGGTATCACCATGACCCCGGTTATCGAGGGTGGTGATGTTAAAGAGCCACTGCGCGATCGCGTACTGGGTCGTGTGACTGCTGAAGACGTTCTGAAGCCGGGTACTGCAGACATCCTTGTTCCGCGCAACACTCTGCTGCACGAACATTGGTGTGACCTGCTGGAAGCGAACTCTGTTGACTCCGTCAAAGTTCGTTCCGTTGTATCCTGTGACACCGACTTCGGTGTATGTGCGCACTGCTATGGTCGTGACCTGGCGCGTGGCCACATCATCAACAACGGTGAAGCTATCGGGGTTATCGCGGCACAGTCCATCGGTGAACCTGGTACTCAGCTGACCATGCGTACGTTCCACATCGGTGGTGCGGCATCTCGTGCGGCAGCAGAATCCAGCATTCAGGTTAAAAACAAAGGTAGCCTGAAACTCAGCAACGCGAAAACGGTTGTGAACTCCAGCGGTAAACTGGTTATCACTTCTCGTAACACCGAGCTGAAACTGATCGACGAATTCGGTCGTACTAAAGAAAGCTATAAAGTGCCTTACGGCTCTGTGATGGCTAAAGGTGACGGCGAGCAGGTCAATGCGGGCGAAACCGTAGCGAACTGGGATCCGCATACCATGCCGGTTATCACCGAGGTGGCAGGTTCTATTCGCTTCACCGATATGATTGACGGCCAGACCGTAACTCGTCAGACCGACGAACTGACCGGCCTGTCCTCCATCGTTGTTCTGGATTCCGCAGAACGTACTGGTGGTGGTAAAGACCTGCGTCCTGCTCTGAAAATCGTTGATGCTAATGGTGACGACGTTCTGATTCCTGGTACCGATATGCCAGCTCAGTACTTCCTGCCTGGTAAAGCGATCGTTCAGCTGGATGACGGCGTTAAAATCAGCTCCGGTGATACCCTGGCGCGTATTCCTCAGGAATCCGGCGGTACCAAGGATATTACCGGTGGTCTGCCGCGCGTTGCCGACCTGTTCGAAGCGCGTCGTCCGAAAGAGCCTGCGATCCTTGCTGAAATCAGCGGTATCATCTCCTTCGGTAAAGAGACCAAAGGTAAACGTCGTCTGGTTATCACTCCGGTAGACGGCAGCGATCCATACGAAGAGATGATTCCAAAATGGCGTCAGCTCAACGTGTTTGAAGGTGAACGCGTAGAACGCGGTGACGTAGTGTCCGATGGCCCAGAAGCGCCACACGACATTCTGCGTCTGCGTGGTGTACATGCTGTTACTCGTTACATTGTTAACGAAGTACAGGACGTATACCGTCTGCAGGGCGTTAAGATTAACGATAAACACATCGAAGTTATCGTTCGTCAGATGCTGCGTAAAGCAACCATCGAAAACGCAGGCAGTTCCGAGTTCCTGGAAGGCGAACAGGTTGAATACTCTCGCGTCAAGATCGCTAACCGCGAACTGGAAGCGAACGGCAAGATCCCGGCGACTTTCTCCCGCGATCTGCTGGGTATCACCAAAGCGTCTCTGGCAACCGAGTCGTTTATCTCTGCTGCATCGTTCCAGGAAACTACTCGTGTCCTGACCGAAGCCGCCGTTGCTGGTAAGCGTGATGAACTGCGTGGCCTGAAAGAGAACGTTATCGTTGGTCGTCTGATCCCTGCTGGTACCGGTTACGCGTACCACCAGGACCGTATCCGCCGCCGCGCTGCGGGTGAAGCTCCGGCTGCACCTCAGGTGAGCGTTGAAGAAGCTTCTGCCAACCTGGCAGAGCTGCTGAATGCGGGTCTGGGTGGTTCAGACAACGATTAA